In uncultured Cohaesibacter sp., a genomic segment contains:
- a CDS encoding Trm112 family protein has product MSNKATPVQSDAEKTGTVDRKLLEILVCPLTKATLKYDPEAQELISRAANLAYPIRDGVPIMLPSEARQLED; this is encoded by the coding sequence ATGAGCAACAAAGCAACACCAGTGCAAAGCGATGCCGAAAAGACCGGGACCGTGGATCGCAAATTGCTGGAAATTCTCGTCTGCCCGCTGACAAAGGCAACGCTCAAATATGATCCCGAGGCGCAAGAGCTGATCAGCCGCGCCGCCAATCTCGCCTACCCGATCCGCGACGGCGTGCCCATCATGCTGCCCAGCGAAGCCCGCCAGCTGGAAGACTGA
- a CDS encoding ubiquinone biosynthesis hydroxylase, whose product MKSTRRAKPAGANDNAFRFKERYDLVIAGGGYVGLSLALAVRQASGLSVLVVEPQAMEAMRKDERASAIASAASRMLDGLGVWSSIEPEAEPIRKMLVTDSKLKDIVRPALLTFEGNSKDGVPFAYMVPNGTMVGALGDAAKAAGVDLLEGDSVRDFAVHGSSVAISLQSGQAVQGALLVAADGVRSRLRDLAGINVNRFTYDQVGIVTTVEHERPHEGCAVEHFLPAGPFAILPLKGNRSSLVWNERSDDAKRLLAMDDFTFGLELERRFGKQLGAITEKGPRKGFPLGMVLARSYVAPRFALVGDAAHGIHPIAGQGLNLGFKDVASLAEVLVEAARLGQDIGAFDVLERYQTWRRFDVTQMGVTCDLLNRLFSNNSEILRHVRDFGLGMVDRLPALKRLFIEEAAGNRGDVPRLLRGESL is encoded by the coding sequence ATGAAATCCACACGACGGGCAAAACCGGCAGGGGCCAATGACAATGCGTTCCGTTTCAAGGAGCGTTACGATCTGGTGATTGCCGGGGGTGGCTATGTGGGTTTGTCTCTGGCGCTGGCTGTGCGGCAGGCGAGTGGCCTTTCGGTGCTGGTGGTCGAACCGCAAGCCATGGAAGCCATGCGCAAGGATGAACGGGCCTCGGCCATCGCTTCGGCGGCGAGCCGGATGCTTGATGGTCTGGGCGTATGGTCCTCGATCGAGCCCGAGGCGGAACCTATCCGCAAGATGCTGGTGACCGACAGCAAGCTCAAGGATATTGTCCGGCCCGCCCTTCTGACCTTTGAAGGCAACAGCAAAGACGGGGTGCCATTTGCCTATATGGTGCCAAATGGGACCATGGTCGGCGCGCTGGGAGATGCGGCAAAAGCCGCCGGAGTGGATCTGCTGGAAGGGGACAGCGTCAGGGATTTTGCCGTTCATGGCAGCTCTGTTGCCATCAGCCTGCAATCTGGACAAGCGGTGCAAGGGGCGTTGCTGGTGGCGGCCGATGGCGTGCGCTCCCGTCTGCGCGATCTTGCCGGAATCAATGTCAATCGCTTCACCTATGATCAGGTCGGCATCGTCACAACCGTGGAGCATGAACGTCCCCATGAGGGGTGCGCGGTGGAGCATTTTCTACCCGCTGGCCCCTTTGCCATCCTGCCGCTCAAGGGCAACCGCTCGTCGCTGGTGTGGAATGAGCGCTCCGATGATGCGAAGCGGCTGCTGGCGATGGATGATTTCACCTTCGGTCTGGAACTGGAACGTCGCTTTGGCAAGCAGCTGGGCGCGATCACCGAGAAGGGACCGCGCAAGGGCTTCCCGTTGGGCATGGTGCTGGCGCGCTCTTATGTGGCACCCCGTTTTGCTCTGGTGGGGGATGCTGCCCATGGCATTCATCCGATTGCCGGGCAGGGGCTCAATCTTGGTTTCAAGGATGTGGCCTCACTGGCCGAGGTGCTCGTCGAGGCTGCGCGTCTGGGGCAGGATATCGGCGCGTTTGACGTGCTGGAACGCTATCAGACCTGGCGCCGGTTTGATGTGACGCAGATGGGCGTGACCTGCGATCTGCTCAACAGGCTGTTTTCCAACAATAGCGAGATATTGCGCCATGTGCGTGATTTCGGACTTGGCATGGTGGATCGGCTGCCAGCGCTCAAGCGCCTGTTCATCGAGGAAGCCGCAGGCAATCGCGGCGATGTGCCGAGGCTGCTGCGCGGGGAGAGTCTTTGA
- the tesB gene encoding acyl-CoA thioesterase II has product MTSAIDTLLSILDLETLETDLFRGISPQDGWQRVFGGQVIGQALVAASRTVEPARGAHSLHCYFMRPGDPKTPIIYKVDNLRDGRSFSSRRVLGIQHGKAIFNMAASFHKKEQGFSHQIEMPDIPGPENLPTEAEVFECYVSKAPDNIKAYFRRERPIELRPISMEHYVTRKKLEPKQYIWVRTTSALPDDPAIHKCALAYASDMTLLDTSLFAHGLSVFSTSISAASLDHAMWFHEEFRADEWLLYCQDSPWAGGARSFNRGSLYKRDGTLVASAVQEGLIREIDD; this is encoded by the coding sequence ATGACATCTGCAATTGACACCCTCCTCTCCATCCTCGATCTGGAAACTCTGGAGACGGATCTTTTCCGCGGCATAAGCCCGCAGGATGGCTGGCAGCGGGTATTTGGCGGTCAGGTGATCGGTCAGGCGCTGGTGGCCGCGTCCCGCACCGTAGAGCCAGCGCGCGGAGCCCATTCCCTGCATTGCTATTTCATGCGACCGGGCGACCCCAAAACGCCGATCATCTACAAGGTCGACAATCTGCGCGACGGACGATCCTTTTCCTCGCGCCGGGTTCTGGGCATCCAGCATGGCAAAGCCATTTTCAACATGGCCGCCTCCTTTCACAAGAAGGAGCAGGGTTTCTCCCATCAGATCGAAATGCCCGATATTCCGGGCCCGGAAAATCTGCCCACCGAGGCAGAGGTGTTCGAATGCTATGTCTCCAAGGCACCCGACAATATCAAGGCCTATTTCCGCCGTGAGCGGCCCATCGAATTGCGCCCGATCAGCATGGAGCATTATGTCACCCGCAAAAAGCTGGAGCCCAAGCAATATATCTGGGTGCGCACCACATCAGCCCTGCCCGATGATCCGGCCATTCACAAATGCGCTCTTGCCTATGCCTCGGACATGACCCTTCTGGATACATCGCTGTTTGCCCATGGTCTGTCTGTTTTCAGCACATCAATCAGCGCCGCCAGTCTGGATCATGCCATGTGGTTTCACGAAGAGTTCCGCGCCGATGAATGGCTGCTTTATTGTCAGGACAGCCCATGGGCAGGAGGTGCGCGCAGCTTCAACCGCGGCAGCCTTTACAAGCGGGACGGGACACTGGTTGCATCAGCCGTGCAGGAAGGCCTGATCCGCGAAATAGATGACTAA
- a CDS encoding P-II family nitrogen regulator, whose product MKFIIAIIKPFKLEAVREALSAEGIEGLTVTEVKGFGRQRGHTEIYRGTEYSVSFLPKLKIEVAVTADKAEKTIEAISKAAATGQIGDGKIFVTSLEHVMRIRTGETDNDAL is encoded by the coding sequence ATGAAATTCATTATTGCCATTATCAAGCCTTTCAAGTTGGAAGCAGTACGCGAAGCGCTGTCTGCTGAAGGCATTGAAGGCCTGACCGTAACTGAGGTTAAGGGCTTTGGTCGTCAACGCGGTCACACGGAAATCTATCGCGGAACAGAATATTCCGTCAGCTTCCTGCCGAAACTGAAAATCGAAGTAGCCGTAACAGCAGATAAAGCCGAAAAAACCATAGAAGCCATCTCCAAGGCTGCAGCAACCGGCCAGATCGGCGATGGCAAGATCTTCGTCACCTCCCTTGAACATGTCATGCGCATCCGTACCGGCGAAACCGACAACGACGCGCTCTAA
- a CDS encoding ammonium transporter, which produces MSKVTLALLVGAASLMAGPALAQEAAEAAPVATGEAAAHTQYILNTLLFLIGGFLVMWMAAGFAMLEAGLVRSKNVSMQSMKNISLYAAAGIMYYLIGYNLMYTGVDGGYIGSFSLFYALDPVGLEGADAAALLDTGYSTGSDWFFQMVFVATAASVVSGTLAERVKLWPFMIFTVVLTAFIYPIAGSWQWGGGWLSEMGFSDFAGSTLVHSVGGWAALAGALLLGARKGKYGADGSVNPMPASNIPLATLGTFILWLGWFGFNGASQLAMGTIGDVSDVSRIFANTNMAAAGGVIAAMILLQILYKKVDVTMVLNGALAGLVSITAEPLTPTIGESIIIGAIGAVLVIIVVPLLDKLKIDDVVGAIPVHLVCGIWGTMVVPFTNDGTSYATQFIGVISYGIFTLVCSFIVWGILKATMGIRVTEEEEYMGLDKAEIGVEAYPEFGIGSQRV; this is translated from the coding sequence ATGTCAAAAGTAACCCTTGCCCTTCTTGTTGGCGCAGCAAGTCTCATGGCCGGTCCGGCCCTCGCCCAGGAAGCTGCCGAAGCGGCTCCGGTGGCCACCGGCGAAGCTGCAGCCCATACCCAATATATCCTCAACACCCTGCTCTTCCTGATCGGCGGTTTCCTTGTGATGTGGATGGCTGCGGGCTTTGCCATGCTCGAAGCTGGCCTTGTTCGCTCCAAGAACGTTTCCATGCAGAGCATGAAGAACATCTCCCTTTATGCCGCAGCTGGCATCATGTATTACCTCATCGGTTACAACCTGATGTATACCGGTGTTGATGGTGGTTATATCGGTTCCTTCTCCCTCTTCTACGCTCTGGATCCGGTAGGTCTGGAAGGCGCAGACGCTGCTGCCCTGCTCGATACCGGCTATTCCACCGGTTCGGACTGGTTCTTCCAGATGGTCTTCGTTGCCACCGCAGCATCTGTTGTTTCCGGTACTCTGGCCGAGCGCGTCAAACTGTGGCCATTCATGATCTTCACGGTCGTTCTGACTGCCTTCATCTACCCGATCGCCGGTTCCTGGCAGTGGGGTGGCGGCTGGCTGTCTGAAATGGGCTTCTCCGATTTCGCCGGTTCCACGCTCGTGCACTCCGTTGGTGGCTGGGCAGCTCTTGCCGGTGCTCTTCTGCTTGGCGCACGTAAAGGCAAATATGGCGCTGACGGTTCTGTTAACCCGATGCCTGCTTCCAACATTCCGCTGGCAACGCTCGGCACCTTCATTCTGTGGCTCGGCTGGTTCGGCTTCAACGGCGCTTCCCAGCTTGCCATGGGCACCATCGGTGACGTTTCCGACGTTTCCCGCATCTTTGCCAACACCAACATGGCAGCCGCCGGTGGCGTTATCGCAGCCATGATCCTGCTGCAGATCCTCTACAAGAAGGTCGACGTGACCATGGTTCTCAACGGTGCGCTGGCCGGTCTGGTCTCCATCACTGCTGAGCCTCTGACCCCGACCATCGGCGAATCCATCATCATCGGTGCAATCGGTGCGGTTCTCGTCATCATCGTTGTTCCGCTTCTCGACAAGCTGAAAATCGACGACGTTGTCGGCGCCATCCCTGTTCACCTTGTCTGCGGTATCTGGGGCACCATGGTTGTTCCATTCACCAATGACGGCACTTCCTACGCAACCCAGTTCATCGGTGTCATCTCCTACGGTATCTTCACTCTGGTCTGCTCCTTCATCGTATGGGGCATCCTGAAGGCAACCATGGGTATCCGTGTTACCGAAGAAGAAGAATATATGGGTCTGGACAAAGCCGAAATCGGTGTCGAAGCTTACCCGGAATTCGGCATTGGCAGCCAGCGCGTATAA
- the ppa gene encoding inorganic diphosphatase, protein MNISEIPAGKDAPEDIFVVIEVPKGSSVKYEVDKASGAVFVDRFLFTPMAYPCDYGFIPNTLADDGDPIDVLVVGDAQLSPGVVMRARPIGVLIMEDDGGKDEKVVAVPHSKLTTHYDHIKTYQDLPKNLIEQIKHFFEHYKDLEPGKWVKIEDWAGPEKAKEMIQISIDNMKK, encoded by the coding sequence ATGAATATTAGTGAAATCCCAGCTGGCAAGGATGCCCCTGAAGACATCTTCGTTGTCATCGAAGTGCCAAAAGGCTCCTCGGTCAAATATGAAGTGGACAAGGCTTCCGGCGCGGTCTTCGTTGATCGCTTCCTCTTCACCCCGATGGCTTATCCTTGCGACTATGGCTTCATTCCCAACACGCTGGCTGACGATGGCGACCCGATCGACGTTCTGGTTGTCGGCGATGCCCAGCTGTCTCCAGGCGTCGTCATGCGCGCCCGCCCGATTGGCGTGCTGATCATGGAAGACGATGGTGGCAAGGATGAGAAGGTTGTAGCCGTTCCGCACAGCAAGCTGACCACCCATTATGATCACATCAAGACCTATCAGGACCTGCCGAAAAACCTCATCGAGCAGATCAAGCATTTCTTCGAGCATTACAAGGATCTCGAACCGGGCAAGTGGGTCAAGATCGAAGACTGGGCCGGTCCGGAAAAGGCCAAGGAAATGATCCAGATTTCCATCGACAACATGAAGAAATAA
- a CDS encoding YggT family protein: MMTALILLIDQVLAIYTYVVIASAVFSWLFAFNIVNPRNQIVSSIYEVCWRLTEPVLGRIRSILPAVGGLDLSPVILLLGIFFVRNLLRTGIY; encoded by the coding sequence ATGATGACAGCTTTAATTCTTCTGATTGATCAGGTTCTGGCGATCTACACTTATGTTGTGATTGCTTCAGCGGTTTTTTCCTGGCTGTTTGCCTTCAATATCGTCAATCCACGCAATCAGATCGTGTCATCGATTTATGAAGTCTGCTGGCGCCTGACGGAACCTGTGCTTGGGCGGATCCGGTCTATTCTTCCTGCGGTCGGCGGGCTTGATCTTTCGCCGGTGATTTTGCTGCTCGGCATTTTCTTCGTGCGCAATCTGCTCAGAACCGGGATCTACTGA
- a CDS encoding glutamine amidotransferase: MCARSLKWMMMDEAGLRDILIILHQENSTPGRVGYLLEQRGFGLDIRRPRFGDPLPDSMENHAGVVIFGGPMSANDEDAFVRQEIDWISVPLQAGTPFLGICLGAQMLSRQLGGQVELHPCGLVERGYYEIEPTDAGKVLLDWPQKVYQWHKEGFSLPHGAERLASSSYFSNQAMRYGNSAYGIQFHPEVTLQMMHQWTTVAADHLSVAGARRRGDHFRERSAYDPHVEQWLNHFLDLWIGAGPA; encoded by the coding sequence ATGTGCGCTCGCAGCTTGAAATGGATGATGATGGATGAGGCTGGTTTGCGCGATATTCTGATTATTCTCCATCAGGAAAATTCCACGCCGGGGCGGGTTGGCTACCTTCTGGAGCAACGGGGGTTCGGGCTGGATATCAGGCGGCCGCGCTTTGGCGATCCCCTGCCCGATAGCATGGAGAATCATGCCGGGGTTGTGATATTTGGCGGGCCGATGAGCGCCAACGACGAGGATGCATTTGTCCGGCAGGAGATTGACTGGATATCTGTTCCCTTGCAGGCCGGGACGCCCTTTCTGGGGATTTGTCTGGGCGCGCAGATGCTTTCAAGGCAATTGGGTGGGCAGGTGGAACTGCATCCTTGCGGGCTGGTGGAGCGCGGTTATTACGAGATCGAGCCGACCGATGCGGGCAAGGTGCTGCTTGACTGGCCGCAAAAGGTTTATCAATGGCACAAGGAAGGCTTTTCTCTGCCCCATGGTGCCGAGCGGCTTGCTTCCAGCAGCTATTTCAGCAATCAGGCCATGCGCTATGGCAACAGCGCCTATGGCATTCAGTTTCACCCTGAGGTGACTCTTCAGATGATGCATCAATGGACGACGGTTGCCGCCGATCATCTGTCTGTTGCCGGTGCGCGCAGGCGGGGTGACCATTTCCGGGAACGCAGCGCCTATGACCCTCATGTCGAGCAATGGCTCAACCACTTTCTCGATTTGTGGATCGGAGCAGGTCCTGCATGA
- a CDS encoding TerB family tellurite resistance protein, with protein sequence MFDSLMQLFRDLAGASEDNQVFSDSDLRVATAALLVHLMSIDGVIDDKENEEIRKVLQQHYALSDEETSQLIDFASQCDEESVDLFKFTSVLKRELDEEGRIKIIEMMWQLVFADGEIHEFEDNLVWRVSELLGVSRRDRIRMRQHVRSQLEMDDDG encoded by the coding sequence ATGTTTGATAGTTTGATGCAGCTTTTTCGCGATCTCGCCGGTGCTTCGGAAGATAATCAGGTCTTCTCAGACAGCGACTTGCGCGTTGCAACTGCCGCACTTCTTGTCCATCTGATGTCAATTGACGGTGTGATCGACGACAAGGAAAATGAAGAAATTCGCAAGGTTCTCCAGCAGCATTATGCGCTCAGCGATGAAGAGACATCCCAGCTGATCGACTTTGCAAGCCAATGTGACGAGGAATCCGTCGATCTTTTCAAATTTACGTCTGTGCTCAAGCGGGAGCTTGATGAGGAAGGCCGAATCAAGATCATCGAAATGATGTGGCAGCTTGTCTTTGCAGACGGGGAAATCCACGAATTCGAGGATAATCTGGTCTGGCGCGTATCGGAGCTGCTGGGCGTTTCCCGTCGGGATCGCATTCGCATGCGCCAGCATGTGCGCTCGCAGCTTGAAATGGATGATGATGGATGA
- a CDS encoding aldo/keto reductase: protein MHSRKLGKDGFTVSEVGLGCWQLGADWGAAIAEENGLSILETALEKGVTFFDTANVYGDGKSESLIGKFLARQNRSDIRVATKFGRGDVYPDGYSEASLRAGIDASRKRLGMDCLDLVQLHCIPTEVMRQGAIFDWLRALQAEGVIRHFGASVETVEEGLMCIEQEGLLSLQVIYNIFRQKLTDELLPQAKAKGVGIIVRLPLASGLLSGKFTTDTQFAENDHRNFNRDGQCFNVGETFAGLPYEKGLELVEELRSMLPEGISMADMAQRWILDHDAVSTIIPGASRPDQIGRNAAISDLAPLSEKLHDDLIAFYKQKVASHVRGAY from the coding sequence ATGCATAGTCGCAAATTGGGAAAAGATGGATTTACCGTCAGTGAAGTGGGTCTGGGCTGCTGGCAGCTTGGCGCAGACTGGGGTGCGGCAATCGCAGAGGAAAACGGCCTCTCCATTCTGGAAACCGCCCTTGAAAAGGGGGTTACCTTCTTTGATACAGCCAATGTCTATGGCGATGGCAAGAGTGAAAGCCTGATCGGAAAATTCCTCGCCCGCCAGAACAGATCCGATATCCGCGTCGCCACCAAATTCGGGCGCGGCGACGTCTATCCGGATGGATATAGCGAAGCGTCCCTGCGCGCCGGCATCGATGCCTCACGCAAGCGCCTTGGCATGGATTGCCTTGATCTGGTGCAGCTGCACTGCATCCCCACCGAGGTTATGCGGCAGGGCGCCATTTTTGACTGGCTGCGTGCGCTGCAGGCCGAAGGCGTCATCAGACATTTCGGCGCCAGCGTGGAAACCGTCGAGGAAGGCTTGATGTGCATCGAGCAGGAAGGCCTGCTCAGCCTGCAGGTCATCTATAATATCTTCCGCCAGAAGCTGACGGATGAATTGCTACCGCAGGCAAAGGCCAAAGGTGTGGGCATCATTGTCCGGCTGCCGCTCGCCAGCGGTCTGCTGTCTGGCAAATTCACTACCGACACGCAATTTGCCGAGAATGACCATCGCAATTTCAACCGTGATGGCCAATGCTTCAATGTCGGCGAGACCTTTGCCGGTCTGCCTTATGAAAAGGGCCTCGAACTGGTTGAGGAGTTGCGCAGCATGCTGCCTGAGGGCATCAGTATGGCAGACATGGCCCAGCGCTGGATACTGGATCACGATGCTGTCTCCACCATCATCCCCGGTGCCAGCCGCCCCGACCAGATCGGTCGCAACGCCGCCATTTCCGATCTGGCCCCACTGTCGGAAAAGCTGCATGACGATCTCATTGCCTTCTACAAGCAAAAGGTCGCCAGCCATGTGCGTGGAGCCTATTGA
- a CDS encoding CocE/NonD family hydrolase has product MEKRSFSVSEDVWIPLKDGTRLATRIWMPEGAEKDPVPAVLEYLPYRKRDGTSPRDESTYPVFAEAGIAGVRVDIRGSGESDGVIDGEYTPRELSDACEVIAWIASQPWSNGNVGMMGISWGGFNCLQTAALKPEALKAVISIASTVDRFNDDIHYKNGCHLYANLSWASTMLTYQSRSPDKALVGDRWKEMWLERLKGEPFFLEEWIEHQRRDAYWQHGSICETFDSFETPALVIAGWADGYRNTPLKAVEGIGEKAKALIGPWIHKYPHFAWPKPRADFHGEAIAWWNRWLREEENGAESIPQFRAYILDGPRPKAWRDEDPGFWVAKQDWAAPEMALFSVADNRALCAGDGGAGVGSVYLRSPLDSGVHSGEWFTLKPDAEMAGDQRVDDAGALVFETAPLQEAAVYLGMPELTLDLSCSADWENMVARIVDVHPDGTATRIAFGVLNLAHRDGNAEPAAMPRDEMVSVTMRLDACGYRLKPGHRLRLSLATASWPLILPSPDAPGVTIDTGSIRLAMPLLGAHQRIDMPQPDNADPLPKYKILEEGSTRRFVEKDLMTGMTHYHIEEDTGLEEHPDTKLRSQESRKECWSIQADDPQSMKGVCEGTTRYEREDGWNVRTRTHAELTCTKTEWILSASVTGYEGEEEIFSKRFSKKVRRDFM; this is encoded by the coding sequence ATGGAAAAACGTAGCTTTTCCGTCTCCGAGGACGTCTGGATTCCGCTCAAGGATGGAACCCGTCTTGCCACCCGAATCTGGATGCCGGAAGGGGCCGAGAAAGATCCTGTTCCGGCTGTTCTGGAATATCTCCCCTATCGCAAGCGCGATGGAACCTCGCCGCGCGATGAAAGCACCTATCCGGTGTTCGCTGAGGCGGGAATCGCCGGGGTGCGGGTGGATATTCGCGGCTCGGGAGAATCGGACGGTGTCATTGACGGCGAATATACGCCGCGCGAGCTGTCCGATGCCTGCGAGGTGATCGCGTGGATTGCCAGCCAGCCATGGTCCAATGGTAATGTCGGCATGATGGGTATTTCGTGGGGCGGCTTCAACTGTCTGCAGACCGCCGCGCTCAAGCCTGAGGCGCTCAAGGCGGTCATCTCGATTGCCTCGACCGTGGACCGCTTCAATGATGACATTCACTACAAGAATGGCTGTCACCTCTATGCCAACCTGTCATGGGCCTCAACCATGCTGACCTATCAGTCCCGTTCGCCGGACAAGGCTCTGGTGGGAGACCGATGGAAAGAGATGTGGCTGGAGCGACTGAAAGGGGAACCCTTCTTTCTTGAGGAATGGATCGAGCATCAGCGTCGCGATGCCTATTGGCAGCATGGCTCCATTTGCGAAACATTCGACAGCTTCGAGACACCGGCGCTGGTGATTGCCGGATGGGCCGATGGCTATCGCAATACGCCGCTCAAGGCCGTCGAAGGCATTGGCGAGAAAGCCAAGGCGCTGATCGGTCCATGGATTCACAAATATCCGCATTTTGCCTGGCCCAAGCCAAGAGCCGATTTCCATGGCGAGGCGATTGCCTGGTGGAATCGCTGGTTGCGCGAGGAGGAAAACGGAGCCGAATCGATTCCGCAATTTCGTGCCTATATCCTCGATGGGCCGCGCCCGAAGGCATGGCGCGATGAAGATCCTGGCTTCTGGGTGGCCAAGCAAGACTGGGCCGCGCCGGAAATGGCGCTTTTCTCGGTGGCTGACAACAGGGCTCTGTGCGCCGGTGACGGCGGGGCAGGGGTCGGTTCGGTCTATCTGCGTTCACCGCTCGATAGCGGTGTGCATTCGGGCGAATGGTTCACCTTGAAGCCGGATGCTGAAATGGCCGGAGATCAGCGGGTCGATGATGCTGGAGCGCTGGTGTTTGAAACTGCGCCCCTGCAAGAGGCGGCTGTCTATCTGGGCATGCCGGAACTGACCCTCGATCTTTCCTGCTCGGCGGATTGGGAAAATATGGTGGCGCGCATTGTTGATGTGCATCCGGATGGAACCGCGACAAGGATTGCTTTTGGTGTGCTCAATCTGGCGCATCGTGATGGCAATGCCGAACCGGCAGCCATGCCGAGGGACGAAATGGTTTCCGTCACGATGCGGCTTGATGCCTGTGGCTATCGCCTCAAGCCGGGCCATCGGTTGCGCCTGTCTCTGGCAACGGCCAGCTGGCCGCTCATTCTGCCCTCTCCGGATGCTCCGGGCGTTACCATTGATACGGGCTCCATTCGCCTTGCCATGCCGCTTCTGGGCGCGCATCAAAGGATCGATATGCCGCAGCCGGACAATGCCGATCCCTTGCCGAAATACAAGATACTGGAAGAGGGCAGCACGCGCCGCTTTGTCGAAAAGGATCTGATGACGGGCATGACCCATTATCATATCGAGGAAGATACCGGCCTTGAGGAGCATCCGGATACAAAGCTGCGCAGTCAGGAAAGCCGCAAGGAATGCTGGTCCATCCAAGCCGATGATCCGCAATCCATGAAGGGTGTCTGCGAGGGCACCACCCGCTATGAGAGGGAAGATGGCTGGAATGTGCGCACGCGCACGCATGCCGAGCTGACTTGCACGAAGACAGAATGGATCCTGTCGGCTTCGGTTACTGGCTATGAGGGGGAAGAGGAAATTTTCTCCAAGCGCTTCAGCAAAAAAGTAAGGCGCGACTTTATGTGA